From the genome of Maridesulfovibrio ferrireducens:
AATAGTCACACCTGAGCCTAGCGAATCTTTGTATAAACCTTCAGCAAATGTTCTGGCTACTTCTGTAGCAAACGCTGTAGGAAGACGGGCTTTAGGCGTTATTCTGACAGGTATGGGGAATGACGGTCGGGATGGTATTCGGGATCTGAAAAGTAAGGGAGGAAGGGCGATAGCCCAGAGTGATTCTTCCTGTGTCGTTTACGGCATGCCTAAGGCTATTGTTGATGATGGGCTTGCCGACGAAATTGTTGATATTGATGATATGGCTGAAGCTATTATCAATAATCTTTATTTGTAATTCGAAGAGTCGGAAGTCGTGCAACCGTAAGCTGCCTTGCGGCTTTCGAAAACATGAGGAATAGGCAATGACGGACTGTGCGAAAGTTATTGAAGATCTGAAAAATGAAGACAATGAGATTGTCCGCGAAGCTGCTTTTCAAGCCGGAGAATTCGGTTGTGAGGAAGCTGTGCCTTTGCTGGCTGAGCTTTTAAAGACCAGTCATTTGGGTCTGCAGGAAGCGGCCGATCATGCACTTCGTCATATAGGTGGCAAAAAAACTGTACAGGCAGTTGTTCCTTTGCTGCGTTCCGATGACGCTCCAGTCAGAAACCTGTCTATGGATATATTACGCGAAGTAGGCGCGCAGGATTTTCCTTCGCTCGTTGCTCTGGTTCATGATGATGATCCGGATATAAGAATTTTTGCTACTGATATTTTGGGCTCTTCCGATAGTTTTATGGCTGTTGAGCCTCTTTGTGACGCCCTGCTTAAAGACCCGGAGGTCAACGTTCGTTATCAGGCTGCTGTCAGCCTCGGCGATCTTGAAAATCCGGCTGCGGCCAAGTGTCTCAACAAAGCTATGCTGGATGATGAATGGGTCCAGTATGCGGTAATCGAAGCTCTTGCCAAGATTAAGCATTCCAGTTCCGTTGACGCTTTGGTTAAAGCTTTGAACACCAGTTCTGACCTTGTTGCTTCTATGATTATTGATGCTCTGGGCGAAGTCGGTAATATTAAAGCGGTTACGATGCTTTTGCGTCACCTTGATACTTCTCCTACAGCATTACGTAATAAGATTGTTAAGGCCATTGTCGGAATTCTTGGCGGAAAATCTCTTAAACTTTTATCTGCAACTGAGCGTGAGAAGTTAAGAGAATATATGCTTATTGCACTTAAAGATGAAGATGAAGAGATTCAGGATGCTGCAATAACCGGTCTGAGCTTTGTCGGTGGTGAAAAGGCCACAGATGAGGTTCTTAAGCTGGCAAGTGAGCTTGATCCTGATCGCGATCGAGACAGGCTGTCTGAAATAATTGAGAACCTGTCTAATTTAACTATGAACCCCGCTCTGGTTAATGCTGTAAATAACGGCAATTTTAAGAAGGCTGCGATTGCTATAGATGTTTTGTCCAGACTTGAAGGAAGGGAAGTTGCTCAGGTTTTGATGGATGCTTTTGAAGGCAAGGAAAGAGATCTTAAACGCGGAATTCTGGATGCTCTGGTGAAGACTGCCGGTGAAGAGGCTAAGGACTTTTTTGTAGGAGTCCTGGAGAATGAGCAGGATGGAACCATGCTTAAGGCTGCGATCTATTTCTTAGGTCAGAAGCTTGGAGTCAAGGACGAATCCGATAAAATTTTTGCGTTGCTTAGTCATTCTTATGACGATGTTAAAGAAGCCGCTCTTGATGCTTGTGTGTCCATCGGAGGGGATGATATTAACCAGAAGTTTATTGATTTGTTTAACAGTGAAGAACCAATCGAAAGACTTATGTCCGTTTACGCGATGGGTAAGCTTGATGCTGCCGGTAATCTGGAGCTTATTCAGCAGGCCCTTGAAGATGAGTTGCCGGATATCAGAAAAATTGCCCTTGAGGCTTTGACTGACTGTGCGGCGGGTATGGATAATTTGTCTTTGGTTGTTTCCCGTTTGAATGATGAGAACAGGGATGTAAGACTTACTGTTATCGAGTTGATGGGCAAATGCTATCAACCTGAAGTTATACCTTATATAGTTCAGGCGTTGCAGGACGATGATGACTGGGTTCAGATTCGTGCTGCGGAAGCTCTAGGGAATCATCGCGAGCAAGATGCTCTGCCTCACCTTATTCCTAAACTGGACTCTCCTAATAAGCTTGTTGTTTTGAAAGTAATTGAAGCGTTGGGTGCAATAGGTGGAACTCTCGCATTTCAGGCTTTGCTTGAAGCTTCAAACGCCGGTGGTGATCCTGAAATAATGCAGGCCGCGGAAGAGGCTATTTTTAAAATTCAAGAAAAGCAAGGAGATAGAAATTAGATGTCTTCTCTGTTTTCAAAGACTATCTCACTTCGAAAAGAGTTAAAAATTTCTGATCTGGAATTTACCCAGTTAAGAGATTTTATATATGATCAGGCTGGAATTTTTATTGCAGTGAATCGTAAATATCTGCTTGAAAATCGTCTTGCCAATCGTTTGAAAGAGCTGAATTTGAAGACCTTTGGTGAGTATTATTATTTTTTACAGTATGATTCAGGGCGGAAGCTAGAACTTAATAAGCTTTTTGAAGTTATTACTACCAATGAAACTAGTTTTTACAGGAATCCTCCACAGCTGAAAGTTTTTCAGACTAAGGTTTTACCCGATGTTCTGGATAACCTTCGCAAGCTGAACAGGAAACGCCTTCGCATCTGGTCTGCCGGTTGTTCTACAGGTGAAGAGCCGTATACTCTTGCTATGATTATCAGTGAGGTTCTCGGCGCTGAACTTAAAAGTTGGAATATTAAGATTACTGCTAACGATTTGTCTGAAAGAGTGCTCAAATCTGCACGAAAGGGTGTTTATAACGAATACTCATTAAGGACGACGCCAAAGGAGATAGTCAACAAATATTTCGAAAAGAGCGACAAGGATTATAAAGTTAAGGCTGAAACGAAGCAGTTGGTTTCTTTTGGACAAATTAATCTGAGCGATAGAGTGCAGGTTAAAAGAGTCGAAAGATCTGAGATTGTTTTCTGTAGAAACGTCATAATTTACTTTGATGAACCTATGAAGAAAAAAGTTATTAATGCTTATTATGATAACTTGGTGCCCGGAGGCTTTTTGATAATAGGGCACTCAGAGTCTTTGCATAATATTACAAGGGCATTTAAGCCCGTGCATCATCCCGGTGCGATTATTTATCAGAAGTTGGAATAAATTGTCTGCATCACTAAGTACTGTTTATTGGGCGGACTTTTATGGAAAATGATATATCGGACATAGAGCTTACTGAGACTGTGAAGCATGCGAAAGTTATAGCCATTGCAAATCAAAAGGGAGGAGTCGGCAAAACAACCACAGCTTTGACACTTGGAGAAGCATTAACCCGCCTTAATAAAAAGGTGTTGGTTATAGATCTTGATCCTCATGCAAATGCTTCGGTTCATTTGTCTTTCTTTCCAGAAACAGTAACCATGACGGCTCATAATCTGTTTTTTGACGATGCGAATTATAAGACGATTTGGTTGCAAATAGTACAGAAGCGAGCCACCGTAGGATTTGATTTTGTTCCGGCCTGTATAAGGCTCTCTGAACTGGAAAATGATCTTAAGGATAGAAAGAATAAGGGGATGGTTTTATCTAATGCTCTTAGCGGGATAACCGATCAGTATGATTATGTACTGATTGATTGTCCTCCCCATGTCGGGGTGCTTCTGGTTAACGCTATTGTTGCATCGGATCTGGTCCTTATTCCGATTCAGACCGATTTTCTGGCTCTTTACGGGATAAGATTGCTGTTTGATACAATTAAGGTGCTGAATAAAGTGCTACCGAGTCCTGTCAAGTTCAAGGCTTTGCCTACAATGTATGACGGAAGGGCCGGAGCTTGCCGAAAAATTTTGAATCTTATCAGGCGAAAGCTGCAAGATAGGGTTTTTAGCACAGTGGTGCACATGGATACGAAATTTAGAGAGGCATGCGCCAGCGGGAAGGTCATCTATGCTATTGATGAGAAATCCCGAGGTGCTTTGGAATACATGCAACTGGCGAGAGAGATAATTAGAAATGAAGACGCCTGAAGAATATTTCGTAGAAAATGTAAATCTACCCGGTGAAGAAAAGCAGCAGGATAGCTATACTGATGCCGAATCTGCTTTCATGGATAAGTATCTTGGTCTTGGGAACCGTGAGGTTCTCGATGAACTGAAAAGAGTTGATCCTCGGAGAGATTCAAGTCTTCCCGGATTTATGCCCGCTCCTGAAATTAACGATTTCGGTGGGGAAGGGAGTGCTGAAGGTTTTGAAGAAAGTTTAAAAGAAACTGAAGAAGTCCAGCTAGTTAGTTTTGTTGTAGGCGAAAGAGAATACGCTTTACCTATAGTTGTGATTCAGGAAGTTGTTAAAAAAATTCCTATAACGCTTCTTCCTTCAGCTCCGAGTTATATGCAGGGAATTATTAATCTCAGGGGAAGAGTTACTCCTGTTTTGGATTTAAGAAATCTTCTGCATAAAGGCGTAGGCGTCTCTGATAAGTTCGTAGTTGTGTGCCGGCATAAAGGTCTTCAACTGGGTTTAGCCATTAGTGCCGTTAAGACAATGTATCGCGCGGAGAAACATCAACTTGTCTGGGGAGTGGAATCAGAGATTGGAGTAAGTGCTGAATTTCTGCTTGGACTTTACAAATCCGGAGACAAATTGGTCAGTATTCTTTCTGTCGATCGGCTTGTAGAACAAATTTTAAAGAGTGAAGGTGAAGGACATGCCTAAACATATTCTGATAGTGGACGATTCAAAGACTGTAAGGAATCTCGTGGCCTTCATTATGAAGAAGGAAGGTTTTAAGGTCAGCACTGCCGAAGATGGTTTGGACGGGCTTGAAAAACTTTACAGCCTTGAAAAAGTTGATCTCATTATTTCTGATGTTAATATGCCCAGAATGGATGGTTTCACTTATATTAAGACCGTTCGCGAGCAAGAAGCATATAAGGACATTCCTATTATTGTGCTTTCTACTGAAGGTCAGGAGAAGGATATTCAGACTGGATTAAATTTGGGAGCTAATTTATATATGGTTAAGCCAGCGCAACCCGAAAAAATGGTCAAGAATATTAAAATGTTATTAGGTTAGTGATTAGAATTTATTATTTCTTTTTTTAAGTTATTAGGTGATAAGAATGGTAATATTCGTGATCGGTCGCAGACGAACTTTTAATACAGGGGGCTCTAAATGAGCCAAGATTTCTTGGATCCTGAAATTTTTGCTGATTTCATTATTGAAGCAAAAGAACATCTCGAGACAATCGAGCCCAATTTGCTTGAGCTTGAAAATAATCCTGAAAATCTTGATATTCTTAATGAAATATTCAGACCTATGCACTCTCTCAAGGGAGCGTCAGGTTTTCTTGGGCTGAATATTATTAACGGGCTTGCTCATAGAGCAGAGAACGTTCTTGACGAACTCAGAAAAGGCGAAATTTCTGTTACTTCTGAGATTATGGATGTAATCCTAGCAGCTACTGACTCGTTACGGCAGCTTATTGATAACCTCAATGAACAAGGAACTGAAGGTGAGGTTGATACTTCAATTGTTATTGAACGTATCGAAGCAATTATGGCAGGTGAAACTCTTGCTGTAGTAGAGCCTGAGCCTGAGATTGAGCCAGAGCTGGAAATCGAAGAAAGTGAACCTGTTTTAGAATTGGAAGATGATTACGAAGAACCAGAATTGCCGGAGGTCGAAATGGTGCAGGAGCCTGCTATTCCCGAATCTTCTGACCGTAAGCAATCGTATCAATTTGTTGCTATAGTCAATCCAGATGAAGAACCATACAATCTTACTACTGTAGGAGATGGACATCTGGCTGATTTCCTTGAAGAAGCTCACGAAATAATTGAAAATCTCACAAGAGGTCTTCTTGAGCTTGAACAGGATCCCGAAGGCAATGATGATCTTATAAACGATATTTTTAGATATTTTCACAACCTGAAAGGAAACAGTGGGATTATCGGATTTCGTGAGCTTAATTCGTTAACTCATGAAGCTGAAACTTTACTTAATAAAGTTCGTAAAGGTGAGGTTAATGCTACTCACTATATGATCGATCTACTTCTTGCTGTTGTGGATGGCATTGAGTCGTTGATTGCTCATGTGACTCCTTCTACCGGAGAAGTTCAGCCGTTGGATATAGCTCAGCTTGTCGACCCTCTTCAGAATGCGGTTGAAAGCGGAGAAGTGCTTCCGGTTGAAAGAGCTGATTCTGAAGTTGAAGAAGCTTCGGGATTAGGGGCTGAGTCGAAATCTGATCAGGAACTGGAACCGGATCTGGCTCTTGAACCTGAAGCAGTAGAAGACGGTCTCGATCCTGAAGATATTTCAATTTTTGAGCAGACTGTTCATCAACAGCTGGATAATATTTCACTTGCTCTGACCACTTTAGGCGAGGATTCCGGCCTGAAGGACTATATTGATGCTCTTTTCCGTAGTCTTGTTTCAATACAAAATTCTGCCGGATATATGGGCTTTGATAATCTTAAAGAGTATGCCGAACGTACTGCCGGACTTGTAGATCAAGCCCGCTCAACTGATATGGATTTTGGTTTGATGCTGGACCTTTTGCAGCAGGAATGCGGAATTATCGAAGAGATGATTTTTGCAGCTGTGGCTGAACTTAAGGGAGAAGAAGATTCTTCCGAGTCAGCAACTAAACCTGAAGTTAAGCCAGAGTCTAAACCTGAGCCAAAAGCTAAGCCTGAGCCAAAAGCTAAACCTGAGCCAAAAGTTGAGCCTGAGCCAAAAGCTGAGCCTAAGCCAAAAGCTAAGCCTGAGCCAAAAGCTGAGCCTAAGCCAAAAACTGAGCCTAAGCCAAAAGCTAAGTCCGAGTCTAAGCCTGTAGCCAAGCCAGCACCAAAGCCTAAGTCGGCGCCAGTGGCTCCTTCTGCTGTGGGAGTTCCGGCTCAAAAAACGACTAAGCCGAAAGCTATGACTACTATTCGAGTTGACCATCAGAAGCTCGATCATTTGATGAATCTGATTGGTGAGCTTATTATCAGTCGCGGTCGATATACGATGCTCGCCCGAGGTCTTGAAGAGGGGCATCTGGAAGTTCCTATAGTCGCTCAGCAGTTAACGGAAACAACGTATGCACTGTCCAGAATTTCTGATGACCTTCAAGATACTATCATGAAGGTTCGCATGGTGGCCGTGCAGACTGTATTTTCAAGATTTCCACGATTGGTTCGTGACCTCAGCCGTAAGAGTAATAAGCGTGTTGAGCTGATCACTGAAGGTGAAGAGACTGAACTTGATAAGAGTGTTGTCGAGGAAATCGGCGATCCTTTGGTTCATTTAATTCGAAATTCGGTTGACCATGGCCTTGAGCCGGAAGAAGAGCGTATTGCCAGCGGAAAGACTCCTGAAGGTCATGTATGGCTGCGCGCGTACCATAAAGGTAACTCTGTCGCTATCGAGGTCGAGGATGACGGGCGCGGAATTGATCCTGAAAAAATGCGTAATGTCGCGATTAAGAAGGGTGTTATTTCTGCTGAAGAAGCACGAAACCTTGATGATCGCGAAGCAATTGAATTAATCTTTGCCCCTGGATTCTCTTCTGCGGAAAAGGTTACTGACATTTCAGGTCGAGGCGTTGGAATGGATGTTGTTAAGAATAATATCAAAGACCTTAAAGGTACTGTTCAGATTTCTTCGGAAGTCGGGAAAGGGTCTAAGTTTACTCTTACCCTGCCTTTGACCCTAGCTATTATTGATGCCTTGATGGTTCAGGTTAACGGTGCAAATTATGCGATTCCACTTGATGCCGTTTCTGAAACAACTAAGATTGAAGCTGAAAGGCTGACTGAAGTTAATAACCGTAAGGTTGTCACTCTGCGAGGAGAAGTTTTAGGTATTGCGGAACTCGCAGAACTTCTTGATCAACCCGTAAGTGATCCTGACAGAGAAGTGCTCCCTGTTGTTATTATTCATGACAATGTACGCAGGCTTGGTCTCGTAGTAGATAGACTGCTTGAACGGCAGGAAATCGTGATTAAACCTCTGGGCCGCTTTCTAAGCCGATTTAATCTTAGAGGTGTGTCAGGAGCAACTATCATGGGGGACGGAAGCGTAGTGCTTATCCTTGATCCTCATGAGATATACAGCATGGCAACTGTCAAAGGGTCTTTGCAATAAAATTAAGTTAAGTAATACAAAATAAAACTCCCGGTGAAAGAATTCTTTCACCGGGAGTTTTTTTGTTCAATTGAATATTTTTTTGAGATTGGAACAGAACATAAAAAAAGGTTCATCCAGTAAAACCGGATGAACCTTAATAATTCTTATTTTATATCTGTTTACATTGTCAGATAAAGATTCATGGCTCCGGCCATGACCGTTGCGTGAGCTATTATTGTAAAAAACGGTGCAAGAGTAAGTCCTATTTTATGACGCATCGGGGTAGCACTTTTCCATGTGACTATCCATATTGCACAACATAAAAGGGTAAGAACGGCTGATAATCCGAAACAAATAGCGGTAGTATTGTTTGCTAAGAGGAGTTCTTTTGTCGGTCCGCATAGGTAAATAATAATGAATGTGACGGCTGCGAGTTGCGCAAGAGTTGGGATCAAAGCCCATTTAGAAATGACGGGTAGAGAGAATTTATAGTAGTCTCGCCCGAAGTCGTCTTTATTGCGGCGTAGAACCAGATAAAGTCCGCCTATGGTTGCCGCGAAAGATAAGGACATGATTAAATACAGTCCGGCCAAATAAAGCCCGGCAAGACCGGGGAGGACTAAAAAGTGATTAATAAAAGGAAGGGTCGGAACGGTTGGGACAGGGGCTGCGGCCTGCTGCATGAAAAATACTTTCATGGTCATGGTCACTACATGGACAGTGGAAATTCCGCCGAGCGCGGCACATGTACCGAGCAGTATATGGGCAGGTTTGTTTTTTTTCATGGATTTCCATAACAATGTATATGGAAGAAGCATTGCCAGAGTAAAACCTACCGTTATATATACCATTATGAATGGTGATGACGGATTTATAAACCAGTCTGTAAGCCAGTCAAATTGACGGGTAAAGTAAGTTGCCGCTCCAGCTGCACAACCTAGAAAAAGTACGTACATAATCAGAGACATGGATGCTATCTGCTTAGCTAATTTGTCGTAAAAAATTTTATTTCTAGCTTTTGCAGTGATCTCTAAAATGACAGCCAGAATCGGTGCTCCGATGGCTGAAAGAGCTATAAAGTCCCCTAAAGCTTTGGGCAACAACTGGGATGTAAGTCTTAATGGTTCCATGAGAGTGTTCATATTTTCTTTATCCTTCAAAAAAATTGATGTCGTGTAACAGATAAATTCTTTTTTATGAAAAGCAAGCCCTAGAAAAAAAGTATAAAATCTTTTCTAAAAAGTTTATTGGTTATTAAATTTGAAAAAAATGTTAAATAAGAAGTAGATAAAACTTTTTATTTTAAAATAAAGTAGGTATTCATCAAATTTTATGACAATCGGCTTACCTTTTTTGTGAACTTTTGCCTTAAAAACTGGTCGGAAGCAAGGGTAAGAGTGCGGCCTTTCTGTAAAATCGGCGATCAGCTTGCCAAATTGCTGTAAGTCGCCTATTTTGAATCAGTTGAAATTTGAATTGAATATTCCTGTTTGCGAGCTTTATAATTATACGATCTGTTTGCGTTGTTTTTAAAATTCATCTGGAGAGACATTTGATGAAGTATTTCCATATTCTTGCAATATTTATATTGTCATTATCTATCAGTGGTTGTTTTGCTGCAAAACAGCCGGAGCAACCCGCTTGGGGTGCAAGTGAAGAATGGCGGTTAAAAAGTCTTGAAGAGAATTTTTTGAATTTTAAAGAAGGGTTACGCGAACAGAAGGATCATATAGATAAAAATCATGCTGAAACAATGACTGCGGTTGAAAAAATTCAGGAACGGCTTGGAGAGCTTGATAGCTCTATTGCTGAATTGAAAGAGGCTCAACTGCAAATGTCTGCTATGAAGGCAGAGCAGGCTCTTGTCCCTGTTCCTGTTGCGGTCGAAGAAGAAGTTGTTGTTGTCGGTGGCAGTGAAAGCAGTGAAGAAAAGCCTTGGATGAATGTTCCTGGTGAAAATGCAGAACATACGCAGACTCAGGGTGTGGCTTCATCCAGTAACGGGGCAGACCTTTATCAGGAGGGAGTTCGTCTTGTTATGAATGATAAGCCTCTGGAAGCTCGTGCCAAGCTTACTGAATTTTTAAAAAACAATTCTTCCGGCAAGCTCGCTCCTAATGCACTCTATTGGATAGGCGAAACTTATTATTCTGAAAAAAGTTTTGCTCAGTCTATTTTAAAATTTAAAGAAGTCAGCAGACGTTTTCCTAAAGCAAATAAAGTTCCTGATGCAATGCTGAAAATAGGTCTTGCTTACGATAAACTCGGTGATAAAGAAAATGCTGTTTTTTACCTGCGAACACTTGTTGATGAATATCCAAAATCCGATCCTGCTAAAATCGGTAACCGCAGACTCAATGAAATTGAGGGCTAATTGGCTAGCGGTGGCTCGCAGTTGAATATTAAAGAAGAATATTTTGCATGTCTTGCTTTACGGCATACTCCAGGACTGGGGCCTAAGTCATGGTCGCGCATTTTAAAGTCTTATCCCTCTGCTTACAGTGCATTAAAGGATGCCGCGAATTGGGCTGATTTAAATCTTTGCTCTGAAAATGTAGCCGATGCTGCTCATGCGGAAGTTTGGCGAAGCACTGCGGAAAAAGAATTTAAAGAGGTTATGCGGCTCAGCTTCGGAATCCTTCCATGGACTCATCCCGGATTTCCTTCTTCGTTAAAAGAAATTTCGGACCCTCCAACTTATCTGTATTATTATGGAGATCCATCTCTTCTTGCAAATCCGGGGGTTGCCATCGTCGGTTCCCGTAATAGCAGTCGATTGGGGCTGGAATATGCTCAAAAGATTTCAGGAGAGCTTTCTGCCGTCGGTATTACCGTCATCTCGGGCTTTGCCCGGGGGATAGATGCTTGCGCGCATCAAGAAGCTTTGAAAGGGATCGGTTCATCCATTGCTGTTTTAGGTACGGGGCTTGATATTGATGATTATCCGCAAAACAGCGCTAGTTTGAGGCGCAATCTTATTGAAAACGGTTTGATCGTATCTGAATTTTCACCGGGAACTCGTCCTTATAGTGGCAACTTTCCGTTTCGAAATCGTATTATAAGCGGGCTGAGTGCGGGGGTGCTTGTGGCTGAAGCTGATATTAAAAGCGGCAGTCTGATAACTGCAAGGCTCGCCGCTGAACAGGGGCGTGAAGTTATGGCTCTGCCGGGCCCTTTGGGTAGTAAAAATTATTCAGGGTGTCTTAAGCTTATAAAAGAAGGCGCAGCTCTTGTTGAAACTGTGGATGATGTTTTAATAACCATCGGGCATTCATTGGAAGCGAATTCTAAAAAAGAGTTTGTGCCTGTTTCTGAAATAAAAACTCCCCGTGCGGTCCACAGTTTTAATAAAAATACGAGTCAGGAAAATAATTCCGTAAAGCAATCTGAAAGTGTTAAGTTTGTTTTGGATATTGACGCACTGGACCCTCATGAACAGGAGATTGCGCGCACGCTTGATAGAGAAGGAAAACTTCATATTGACGAAGTCGCGCGTAAATCAGGCGTTGATGTAGCCTTAACAGGAGCGGTTTTACTTGGTATGGAAGTGAAGGGAATCGTTGTGCACTTTCCCGGCATGTACTATGATATAAAGCGTTGCTAAGGGCGGTCCGATATTTTGATATGACGGCTTAGCCTGCATTTTATTTGTTTTAATATGATTAGGAGATGTTCGACTGATGCAGAAAATTCCAGTGAAACTTGCGGAGCCGGGGATGAAACTGGCAAAACCCGTTGCTCGTGATAACGGGATGGTAGTACTTGCTGAAGGGCTTGAGCTTTCTGAAGGCATCATTAGCAGGCTTGTTAGTATGAATGTCGAGCGTATTGTTGTGCAGGGAAATCCTCTTGATCTCGGCGACGGAAGTGATTCTTCATGGGGAAAAAAATCTGAGCGTCTTGATCATCTTTTTAGAAGATATACTAATGATAAATGGATGTTTCGCGTAAAAGGCTTTTTCAGAGAATATTTCAATCTCAAGGCAGCCGCGCAAAAGGCTGAAGCTGAAGCTTATAAATTAGCCGAAGAACAGGCTGCGGCCTCCGCTCTTGAAGCTGACGAAGCTGAAAAAGTGGACGAAAGGGGAGAGGATTTTTAAATATGTCTGATCAGGATCTTAAAACAAGCGTAAAAGGACAGATTCTTTCCACTTCTGACCTGCCTACTCTACCCAGTGTTCTCGATGAAGTTACAAAACTTGTGGATGACCCGAATTCTTCCACAGAGCAGGTTGCCAAGGTTATTTCACAGGATCAGGTCTTATCTGCTAAAGTTTTGAAAATGGTTAACTCTCCTATTTACGGATTCCCCGGTCGTATTACAACAATTCAGCATGCTCTTGTTCTGCTTGGTTTGAATGTCATAAAAGGTATTATTATTTCAACTTCGGTTTTTGATATGATCCAGAAGGCCATGTCCGGTCTTTGGGAACATAGCCTTGGATGTGCCTTAGCTAGTGGTGCGATTGCAAAAGCTGCCGGTTTTGAAGATCCTGAAGAGTTCACTGTTGCAGGTCTGCTGCACGATTTAGGAAAAGTTGTAACCGCAGTTCAATTACCTGAACTTAATGAAGCAATCTGCATGACTGTGCGGGAAAAAAATCTTTGCTATTATGATGCAGAAAAAGTTGTGCTTGGTTTCGGGCATGACCGAATTAACGCATGGCTTGCGCGGCATTGGAATCTTCCTCCGAACGTCAGAGAGGCTATGACTTATCATCATCACCCTGACAGAGCTCAATTTTATCAGCAGACAGCAGCGGTTGTTCATGTCGGGGATTTTCTGGTTCGCCTTTTTGAATATGGTAACGGAGGAGATGATCAAATCTCTTACTTTAAACCGGCTGCCATGAAAATTTTGAAGCTTAAAATGAAAGATCTTGAACCTGTAATGGATGAGCTTTCAGAACAATTTGTGGAAATTTCAGGGCTTACATTCTAAAGTGAATAATTTTTCTAGTTTGATTCTCTATTTTCGTGATTTTAGATAATAAATTCTTGTTTTTGTGTATCGTTATGCAGTTGTGCTTTGACGAAGCGCATCAGTGGTGCTAATCGTAACTTCATGGACAAGAATAATAATCACGGTCTGTTGGGCCTGACTAAACATAAATGTATCCTGATTTCATCGGATAATAAGTTTAAAGAGTTGCTCAGAGACATCTGGTCCGAAGAAACTCTCGAGTTTATCTGCTATAGTCAGGCTCGGGGAGCCATTGAAGATATTTTCAATAACCCGCCTGATTTACTTATAGTTGATAACAGAGTCACCGATATTTCCGCATCAGAAGTTGCGCGACTTGTTAAAAGCGAAAATGTTTACCGGCAACTTCCTGTCATTATATGCCTTGATGAAAAGGACCTCTCAACCCCTTGGGACTGGAATGAAATCGAAGTTGATGATTTTATTGTACGTCCTTTCTTTAGACCCATTGTGCGGGAAAGAGTAAATTTAACTCTTTGCCGGGCCGTGCGTGCGCTGGATGCAAATCCGCTTTCTAAACTTCCCGGCAACACTTCTATTATTAATAAAATTCAGACTCTTATAGATAAAAACCAAGATT
Proteins encoded in this window:
- a CDS encoding HEAT repeat domain-containing protein; this translates as MTDCAKVIEDLKNEDNEIVREAAFQAGEFGCEEAVPLLAELLKTSHLGLQEAADHALRHIGGKKTVQAVVPLLRSDDAPVRNLSMDILREVGAQDFPSLVALVHDDDPDIRIFATDILGSSDSFMAVEPLCDALLKDPEVNVRYQAAVSLGDLENPAAAKCLNKAMLDDEWVQYAVIEALAKIKHSSSVDALVKALNTSSDLVASMIIDALGEVGNIKAVTMLLRHLDTSPTALRNKIVKAIVGILGGKSLKLLSATEREKLREYMLIALKDEDEEIQDAAITGLSFVGGEKATDEVLKLASELDPDRDRDRLSEIIENLSNLTMNPALVNAVNNGNFKKAAIAIDVLSRLEGREVAQVLMDAFEGKERDLKRGILDALVKTAGEEAKDFFVGVLENEQDGTMLKAAIYFLGQKLGVKDESDKIFALLSHSYDDVKEAALDACVSIGGDDINQKFIDLFNSEEPIERLMSVYAMGKLDAAGNLELIQQALEDELPDIRKIALEALTDCAAGMDNLSLVVSRLNDENRDVRLTVIELMGKCYQPEVIPYIVQALQDDDDWVQIRAAEALGNHREQDALPHLIPKLDSPNKLVVLKVIEALGAIGGTLAFQALLEASNAGGDPEIMQAAEEAIFKIQEKQGDRN
- a CDS encoding CheR family methyltransferase; this translates as MSSLFSKTISLRKELKISDLEFTQLRDFIYDQAGIFIAVNRKYLLENRLANRLKELNLKTFGEYYYFLQYDSGRKLELNKLFEVITTNETSFYRNPPQLKVFQTKVLPDVLDNLRKLNRKRLRIWSAGCSTGEEPYTLAMIISEVLGAELKSWNIKITANDLSERVLKSARKGVYNEYSLRTTPKEIVNKYFEKSDKDYKVKAETKQLVSFGQINLSDRVQVKRVERSEIVFCRNVIIYFDEPMKKKVINAYYDNLVPGGFLIIGHSESLHNITRAFKPVHHPGAIIYQKLE
- a CDS encoding ParA family protein, which encodes MENDISDIELTETVKHAKVIAIANQKGGVGKTTTALTLGEALTRLNKKVLVIDLDPHANASVHLSFFPETVTMTAHNLFFDDANYKTIWLQIVQKRATVGFDFVPACIRLSELENDLKDRKNKGMVLSNALSGITDQYDYVLIDCPPHVGVLLVNAIVASDLVLIPIQTDFLALYGIRLLFDTIKVLNKVLPSPVKFKALPTMYDGRAGACRKILNLIRRKLQDRVFSTVVHMDTKFREACASGKVIYAIDEKSRGALEYMQLAREIIRNEDA
- a CDS encoding chemotaxis protein CheW, with amino-acid sequence MKTPEEYFVENVNLPGEEKQQDSYTDAESAFMDKYLGLGNREVLDELKRVDPRRDSSLPGFMPAPEINDFGGEGSAEGFEESLKETEEVQLVSFVVGEREYALPIVVIQEVVKKIPITLLPSAPSYMQGIINLRGRVTPVLDLRNLLHKGVGVSDKFVVVCRHKGLQLGLAISAVKTMYRAEKHQLVWGVESEIGVSAEFLLGLYKSGDKLVSILSVDRLVEQILKSEGEGHA
- a CDS encoding response regulator — translated: MPKHILIVDDSKTVRNLVAFIMKKEGFKVSTAEDGLDGLEKLYSLEKVDLIISDVNMPRMDGFTYIKTVREQEAYKDIPIIVLSTEGQEKDIQTGLNLGANLYMVKPAQPEKMVKNIKMLLG